The genomic interval AAAAGGGAAATAAGCATGAACAAAAGAGGAgataattttagctatctcgagatcccgacttagctaactcgtggccacgagttagtcagccaatcaaattgttccaaaTGGTCGTCCttggtgatctttatacaaagggaagtaattaTCACATTAAAAGCCTGCTTcggccagctatatatatgcgtacagaatatttacacatgttacacacaatttgattggctgactaacttgggatctcgagatctcgaaattctcccctcttttatttaatgcacccCTCCTTTATTAACTGcatcgctctttttttaattgcacttctcttttatttagttttgtacTCCTCtattttctatctcgtggccacgacatagctaactcttggccacgagttactaagtcgtggccacgagatagaaaaaagaggagtgcaattttaaaaaacAGGAGtcaatgtcacctctatgccaccgtacatttaacatgtaaaagtataaagccGTCGGTCCAgaagtggaagcgtggcctcactttaatgcattgcattccaacccgcaaggtatcagggtcagttcgcggccagtaaaataatcgttatataatatagacgctatcgcgtgaactcggtaaactggaattttctttagaccagacatttgttaaatgaagatattcagcgatataattatggtatgtcaataatagattcttaatgtgttttcaataataccatgataaatattatttttgattaatttaacaagaattattccaccatattgacaaatgtattaagcatgagcgcgatgattctcgatactgttaataatcgaatcaaataacattgcccgacaaaccactaaaacaggtttgttcgaagaacgcgcgtataaatatttaaaatatgtacggaaacttcgcgtgtggccggttgactcatatgttttaatttcacttccatttttgttttggttttctgttgtgtatctataggtttatgaccagcaatatgtaataatgtaaaataagccgcgaaaactccgcgtaacatcccgtactgcgtgtgatgcagataagaactgcacagaaattcgctatctttgatctcagtcattgaactctttacctttcaccaactccagccacaatcaacgccgtatatcttttttttttataaagatatttcttgttaacagTGTCGAGGATTGGCTTACTAGAGGCTTACGTGATGCATACGGGCCTTGCAAAGTTCGTGCCGACCTTGGCCTCAAACTAAGGGGGCTTGTTGTTATTTGATTACGGATACGTATCTATAGCGGCTATCTGATAATTTCGTGATTAAGCTTTTTTATCATTGTGTACAATTAAGATAATAGCCCACGAATGGCGATAGATAAATTATCATCAAGCATCTAAATGTTGATGGCGGCGATGTGGGCGGTTCGtaacaacaatataattgtttttaaaattctgACCTAAAAAGCACCGTCATGCGTAGCTATTCACATTTTTAAACGTTCGATCATGCCTCTTACTTTTCTTTCAGTCGAAGGGACTTATATTTGCGTATTACAGAACGCTGAAAGGTTATTACAATTAACTTCAAGATAACCATCGTTGGCACAGCCTCtccattatttttttagaaataaaatatgGTAGTGCAACAAGCGGAAGCAACTGGCCAAACTATTTGTAAGAAGAAACCTCGttgtatgtaaaataaaaaatataaggttttatatatagaaggtaacatgttttatatatagaaggtaacatgtttatatatagaaggtaacatgtttcacaaaagcaaatcataatatgcataacgtcaaaaaatagaaaaacaacaaagGCTGATATTCGCAGTTTACGATTGTGCGTGGCTGTTTGAACAATGACTGAATTGAATGCACCATGATTTGAGCTTACGATTGAATTTAGCCGTGTTAATAATGATACGCGATATGAACTTTGTGTGATGcaaataatgcatattttattattcaataactGTTGTGATCCGTCATCAATGTATATCAGAACTCAGGCTTAAATAGCTAAATTGTGAAATATTAATCTTAATTATCTTCACGTTTGTGGAAAAAAATGAAAAGGTCTATTCGTATGATTTATGGAGTCAAATAGACGTGAAACCCGTTAATGGGAAGGTTGGCCTCTGTCCTCTATGGTTCAGTTCTACGTACAAATTCCTTAAGATGAATCACAATAAACATCACTTTACAAACCCTTTGTAGCTGCATAATTTCCGAATGATTACGCAACTTTCACAAGCCCTTTTAATTGTATCGCTTATAACATATTCATAAGGAGCATATCGATCATGAAAACTGCGTGGGTCGGTGAATTGCTACCGATTTCGAAGCCGCCTTCCTTTCGTCTGCTCAGCTGTACAGATCGCTGGATAAAATACGCGGTGAAGCCATGCGTCACTGATCCCGTCCTATGATAATGGGCGCTGTAGACGGTAGCGTGATTTTATGTGATCGTTCAGAGGTGCGGTTGAGAAAAGACGGAGCACCTGAATCAATTAAAGATACATCGATTTggttgttaaataatttatatttggaTGCTGCGACCAACGTTGCGCATCGAAATGGAGGATAATGGAGGAAAATGTTCACTATAAGTacaatttatattcaaaatgaaaagtatgcacaaattaataaaaaaacagttcagaagtaataattattatgatttcaATCCATTTGAAAAACAAGACTTAAACATATGTATAAACATGAGTTCTGAAATACTATCGACTGTCTCGACTGTCTCGACTGTCTCGACTGTCTCCTATTTATACTGATTTATACTATTTACAGTGAAATATATAACATAAAGAATTACATTATATACTACACATTACTATTATGGTAATCCAAAAAACAGTAAAAGGAAATGATAGTTATAATAGTTTTATATAGTAATGtgtattatataatgtaatttttGATATTATTGGAGACTTACTGAAGTCATTGAAGCCAATGCTACAGATCAACAGATATGAAAAACACAAATGGAAAGAAAgtgaatgaaaaaataaaaacgtaTTAAATATCTCGGTAATGAGCAATTAGTCGGCTAATGAAATAAACTATAAACACAAGGATAGATCacataatgttttaaatgatcGATCCAAGGATTTGCATacacattaacatttttattctACACTTGTTAATACAATATTAGTGTAAAGTTTGCACTGCAATATCATTCCAGACGAaaatcaaatattgatttttaacgATATACGTCAGCTCTTACTTGAGCAGGTTTGTAGACATTTTAacgatttcattttgtgttttagtTAATAAATTGCAATTAACCTCGATTATTATGGGAGGTTTTTTATAATCATGAGATGCAAATCAATGTGTTATATAGATAGAAACAGTTTCATTGTAAATAAGTACACACTGTAATGGAACAGTATACAttattgagtcgtgttctgagaaaactgggcataatgcatgtgcgtaaagtatcgtcccagattagcctgtgcagtcagcacaggctaatcagggacgacactttttgcatttataattttttcgtttaaatgaagtctcttcttagcaaaaatccaatttaggcaaaaagtgtcgtccctgattaacctgtgctgactgcacaggctaatctgggacgacactttacgcacatgcagtatgcccagttttctcagaacgcgactcaattcaTCGCTCGACTAAGTCATACTTCAATGCAGATCTCGGACGTAACATGTTCTGATAATTATGTGGGTGTAGATAATTCGTGCTAAGTGTTGGCAAGTAAATTTTGTGTTACTAATGATCTTATAATAATTTTCGAGAACGACTGAAAAAGCATTTTAAAAGACCTTTATGGCCCGTATGCCCTTAGAAAAATTGGCTAAATGCAAAGTAAATTAAcactattaatattaattaaaggtTGCCTTGGGTAAGTGGATATGGTGGATATGTGGTCAACCTAGGCGactgggggagggggggggggggggggtaagccACTGAGTCGTAGTTCTTTGATTCAAGTCTCGTATTTGACATCTTTGACACGTATATTGTGTTACTTGTATTGTTATCACATATTTATACACTTGTATGACAATATATCTTATCAGTAGATAAAGTACATACAACAAGAGTAACGAAGGAAttgtaaaaatgtatgtatactaTTTATTAGCTATGTCGAACCCATGTAATTTGATACAGGAATTCTAAACTGAATCACCACTGCTCCGTTCCAGTCGCGAATTTCTGATATCAAGGTGCGTATAATAACAGCTGAGACGGCCGAAAATTTCTTCATTCTTCGGATAAGGTCGAATGATGAACGGGTAATTTAGGCCAGGCTTATTCTATCGCATGCCACAGTAGataatttaaattaagttttgaTACAGACAGTTGTTGAATAGCTTTATCCATACGATCGAATAACAAActtaaatttcaaatgtttattttgaactTCAATGCTTCAATTCTGTGTATCGATTGATAGGGTTATATATAAAGTCCGAAGAGTAATAGACAGTAttcattgataaaataataataccgTCGAGTTAAATGGGATTAAAAAGAGTGCTAACAGCTTTACGTAGACCATCGTCTTCAATGTGTTCTAGAGAAGGAATGAAAGAAGGACCAAACACGACTTCTTGTAAAAGCCAGGCATCGACAACGACGTGTCCGAATATGCATATTGTTCCGTATAGTGTTAGTAAGAAGGGAATATTGCATCAATATTTTCACGATATTCGTAAAACGTTCGGATCAGTGACTTATTTTCGTTTTCCTTTCGTAAAAAGAAAATTCTTTGTGTTAAACACGATAGAATCGACATTGCAATTTTTACAACATTCGGCAACGGACGGCCGATTAGGTCTGTTTCTACAAGACTATGTGCTAGAGAATAATGGATTTTCGTTCAACAACTATTGCGATAGGAGTGCTAAACAAAAGGAAATAATAAAAGAACACCTACACATCattgtaaaacattataaaacagATTTTTATCCTGAAATTGTTAAGACAGTCTGCGCAATTGCACATCGACAGCAACTCGATATAGAACTGGATGTTTATGTCAAACAATTACTGAGTGATATATTCTCGAAATTGGTAAGTTATTTTCATAATTCTGATTCATTTACTATACAATTTCTAGTTCCAGTCACGacataataatttcaaaatatgtcTGCCAATCACGAGTTCATACaactattttttattgaaaacgtgTTCCTTTGTTGTCGGTGAAAACAGTTTCTTCATTGTCGCTAACTCAAAGGTCGTATTCGGTCACTTGGTTAATAGGCTaagtcataaaataaaatatacacgcTTTGATAGCGTATTTGTTTGATCATAATGAATACATACGTGATCAACATACGCCGTTCTAAATGTATCAATTAAAGTTGAAAAAATGTAAAAGATATTCGAAAACAATACACTCATGTGTCGATCGCAGATTCAGTTTTACTAAACTTGATACGCGCTACTAATTACGaatttcaacaacaaagataTATTACATTATGTAAATGTGATCAGCTATAGACCCCTTATCCATTTACTTAGTACAAGCTTATCCACCAACGCAtgtgtaaataaattaaatactatgACTATGAGATGGCgcattgttttaaaaagtgaacATATTTAAACTGTATTGGTTTTATTTAGTATAATAATCAACCAATAAATGCTTGTTAAAAGAACAAATACAAAGTCTATAACATACGTAAGATGGTGAAAGctagaaaaataattaattaaattgccATTTAAAATTCACAACGCAACATTATCTCGTCCAACGCAAAACTAAACTATTACCACGTTTACAACTGTTTATTAAACTtgctacatataattaaagcaatAATATAAATGCAGACAACATAAATGTCATACAAATGATTTAATTCGGGATTGTTATTCGTAACTTGACGTTGACGTTGTTATTCTAATAGAAACGCGTAGCGAACATACGTATTTCAATAGACCACATCGTCAAATATACGGTATTCGAATCACGTATTTCATAATCAGATAAAAATAGACTGTTAAGTCTTGCAAATCGCGAACGTTGCTTTTAAGCATAAGCCTAAAAAAATGACTTTATTTGAAAGTAAAATAGCTGGCTATAATGAGCGATTTTATCGATACCTGTTGCTAGTGAAGCGCGtagaaaaaagtaaataaatacgAAGGCGTACTTTAAAGGAGCGTACAAATCAATCACGCGACCCggtgtaatggtatataaaacattgaaatttAAGACAGCTATTAGCACATGTGTATGGTGAATGAGTGCAGATATTATGAACATTTGAATAAAAGTTATTTTTCAGGACGCTTTTTGTGTTGCTATTTAAGAGTTATAAAAGGGCACTATTTTTAACTACGATTTATTATTTCATGTCAGACAGAAATGTGTTAGCATAACAAAATGATGTAAATTGCAATTTGTTAACACATCTACTTGTATattgataacaatacaattaaattaaaagcaAATACATATAGTGTAATACACATGGCGTTACAAGTTATGTCTTTAATACAAAGCACGTGCCAAAAACTTAAGGGTGTGACATTATACGCGTTGACGGGAATGCTCTGCAAGGGCAGCAACTCTCGGGTGCTACCGGGACCAAAAGGGTTACCCGTACTTGGAAATAGTCTTGAGCTCGACGCGAGCCAAGCTCATCAACTGTTCACACAATGGAGTAAGCAGTATGGTAAAATATTCCGACTGAAAGTGTTCGGCAAAAATGTGGTAGTAATTTCGGACGCTGACACGCTGCGCGCGGCGTTTTCGTCCGGGGCGCTTGGTAAACATTTGAACGACAGGGCCGAAAATATCACCAAAGAAGTGTTCTATGGGCGGAAGCACATGGGCTTTGCAAATCTTTGTGACCAAACTGTATCCCTGAGAAATGTATTGAGACGGAAGGTGCTTCATTATCAAATGTGCAATAGCAATTTCGTAGAGGCGTGTTCAACAATTATAAGCAATGTTGCGATGAACTTTAATAACGGTGCAGAAACGATCGACCCCGACGCGTTGATAAAAGAATTTCTCACGCAGCTTAATACCACTATTGTAAGTAAATAGCTGTTCGACGTTTTAAACTTTAAGTAtcgtttaagtatattaaattACAACTAGCCGACGAATTTTAATCCATATTGGACATACTAACGTTAAAAAgttaaaacacataatatttaGGTTCAAATACAACTACATGCATTTATATTGTGAACTGTATGTTGTGAACTATGTATATGCTTCCTGTGCcgaaatatatatttctatattacGTACATGCAAGACAatggtgatgaagatgaagattatgatgatggtgttgttgttattgattattattattattatgatgatgataatgctgctgtGCTGGTGctgctgattatgatgatgatgatgatgatgatgatgatgatgatgatgatgatgatgatgatgatgatgtttttcAGCTTATCGGAGAGAGCCTTCCTGACGATGACCCTGAAATGGAAGCCCTGTGGGAGTTTATCGATAGTCTCTACCGTCTACTTCCGCCATCCATAGACGCTCCTTTGCGAGCATTCCCATGGTTACGCCACATGCCAATCAAACATGGCCGTTACTTTCGGTCGGCGATAGACGCCCGAGACAGAGTGACGCGACGGTATTTTGACACGCAAAAGGTAAATCACGTTGTATCACTGTATCACATCAATTTAAACTCAAATTTTGggttttgattttttatatttcaacGGACGACTGTTTGATAGACTATTAATTTTTGTCAATctgaaaatttttttttaattattttgtatagctttattataataaatatatcaatatacgAAACATCGTTTATGACATTG from Dreissena polymorpha isolate Duluth1 chromosome 1, UMN_Dpol_1.0, whole genome shotgun sequence carries:
- the LOC127847240 gene encoding steroid 17-alpha-hydroxylase/17,20 lyase-like isoform X2, translated to MGLKRVLTALRRPSSSMCSREGMKEGPNTTSCKSQASTTTCPNMHIVPYSVSKKGILHQYFHDIRKTFGSVTYFRFPFVKRKFFVLNTIESTLQFLQHSATDGRLGLFLQDYVLENNGFSFNNYCDRSAKQKEIIKEHLHIIVKHYKTDFYPEIVKTVCAIAHRQQLDIELDVYVKQLLSDIFSKLLIGESLPDDDPEMEALWEFIDSLYRLLPPSIDAPLRAFPWLRHMPIKHGRYFRSAIDARDRVTRRYFDTQKSTYKEGHVRGLVDICLRIQQEALATSGTSWLTDDYIKGLMLDTVVAGMSEMMKSIRMLILLMCHHQDVQSRVYTEIRDVIGPGGTPSTNHREAMIYTQVVIMEMLRYVSQTPLAIPHKCNEDVVLDGYAIEKDAAILPNIWGIHHDEDVWGDPWDFRPERFLAEDGKKLLPADHKFMKTLIPFSVGKRRCPGEDFAMSRLFLVLTSLLQRLHFRPPEGEEFPSVDPRHYNRDYPYPLPLYKCRVEVRMEC
- the LOC127847240 gene encoding steroid 17-alpha-hydroxylase/17,20 lyase-like isoform X1, with the translated sequence MALQVMSLIQSTCQKLKGVTLYALTGMLCKGSNSRVLPGPKGLPVLGNSLELDASQAHQLFTQWSKQYGKIFRLKVFGKNVVVISDADTLRAAFSSGALGKHLNDRAENITKEVFYGRKHMGFANLCDQTVSLRNVLRRKVLHYQMCNSNFVEACSTIISNVAMNFNNGAETIDPDALIKEFLTQLNTTILIGESLPDDDPEMEALWEFIDSLYRLLPPSIDAPLRAFPWLRHMPIKHGRYFRSAIDARDRVTRRYFDTQKSTYKEGHVRGLVDICLRIQQEALATSGTSWLTDDYIKGLMLDTVVAGMSEMMKSIRMLILLMCHHQDVQSRVYTEIRDVIGPGGTPSTNHREAMIYTQVVIMEMLRYVSQTPLAIPHKCNEDVVLDGYAIEKDAAILPNIWGIHHDEDVWGDPWDFRPERFLAEDGKKLLPADHKFMKTLIPFSVGKRRCPGEDFAMSRLFLVLTSLLQRLHFRPPEGEEFPSVDPRHYNRDYPYPLPLYKCRVEVRMEC